Genomic segment of Phycisphaerae bacterium:
ATCAGTGGGTCGATGCCCCTCTTGAGATATACGACAGCGGATGGTTTATCATGAAGCGCGCTTTAGAACCAATGCCGGACGATGACAGGCCGACAAAACTTATCCTGCGCGCTTTCGGATACGACCCGATTGACACGACCTTCGTCGCTTCGAAAGGAAAAGTAACATACGCGGAATTTGAAATGAAGAAAACTCCCGCCGAGGATTTGGCGACAATTACAGGGACAGTGACATACGATGATAACGAACCGGCCGGCGGGGTAAACATCTATTTGGTATTTCCACACGCTTATACCGAAGAACATCCACAGATGACGGTAATTACAGAGCCGAACGGGCGGTATTTGTTCGAGAATCTGTCTGCTACTGAATATCATCTTTACATCATGACAACACCAGAGCATGCAGGAGCCAGCGCCAATATCACACCAGCCAAGGGCAAAACCACGATAAAAGACATAGCGCTCTATCCGAATCTGAAAATTGTAATTGATTACGTTTACCAGGCGGACGGCAGCAGGAATTTTGCCGGCGGAGACCTTCAAACCGGAACAATTGAATGGGTCAACGGCAGCGACGGCATCGATTTCTCGGACGGCAGAGTGGAAGGCTACGAGCAGGAATCTACGCGGGACATAGATATGTGGCAGGCCCCTGACGGGCTGAGATTCAATATTTGCTACGGCAACGCACAACAAAAAGAACAACAAAACGGATATTACGATGCAGGGATCGCGGACTTCAACTCTGTTACAGAGGCCTCCGAAACCGGCTATTGGATGGATAGGAGGCCTTGTAAAGTAGGTCATACCTATGTAGTCAGAACCTTCGAGGGTAATTACGCGAAATTCGTTGTGAGAGACATTTTTGAAGAATAGCTAAACAAGCGAATATATCTGCACTTCAAATTGGGCAGCAATTCTGGTATAATTCCGGCCGGTAAATGGTAACTGGTGATAGGTAATTGATTATGGCTCTTCCTGTGGTAGCAATAATAGGCCGGCCCAATGTCGGCAAAAGCAGTTTGTTCAATGCGCTCGCGGGCGAGATGATAAGTATCGTCGAGCCGACGGCGGGCGTAACGAGAGACCGCGTAAGCGCTATTGTCAAAAAGGGAGAGAAGTATTTCGAGCTGATAGACACCGGCGGATACGGAATAGTCGATGCGCAGCAGCTAAGCGAGCATATCGAGCAGCAAATCGTTACGGCGATTGAATCGGCCGACATCGTGCTGTTTACGGTCGATATTCGCGAGGGAATTGTGCCGCTGGATGAAAGAATATCGCAACTTTTGCGGAGAGAGGGGCTGGCTGTAATCGGGGTCGCCAACAAGGCGGACGACGCCAAGATGTTTCCGACGGCGGGAGAGTTTTCGAGATTAGGCTTCGGCGAATTTATATGCGTTTCTGCGACGAACAATCTGAACAAGCAGGTGCTGCTGGAGAGGATTTTTGAAAAAATCGAGCACCTCGAAACCAAGCGGCCCGCGGCACCGGTGATGAAGATAGCGATAGTCGGCAAGCAGAACGTCGGCAAGAGCACTATGGTGAATGCTATGGTGGGTTCTGAGCGTGTTATAGTCAGCAAGACGCCTGGGACGACGAGGGACGCGATTGACGTGCGGTTCGAAAAGGACGGCAAGACCATCGTTGTTATCGACACGGCCGGGATAAGAAAGAAAAGCAGGATGGCTGACATTGAATTTTACAGTTTTGTTCGCGCGACGCGTTCGATTCAGCGGGCCGATGTGGTGCTGTTTTTGATTGATGCGACGGCGGATGTTTCGGATGTCGATAAAAGAATCGCCAGATTTATCGCAGACGAATACAAAAGCTGCATAATAGTGATTAATAAATGGGACCTTGCAACTAAAACGACTGTCACCGGCAGCTACGAGGATTATCTGACGAAGCTGCTGCCGGGTTTAAAGTATGCACCGATAGCTTTTACGACGGCAACGGAGGCGAAGAACGTTCAGAGCGTTCTGGATTTGGCGACGGAGATTTTCAGCCAGACAACAACGTGGATAACTACCGGCAGATTGAACAAGGCGTTCGAGGCGATAAAGGCAGAAAGTATGAGCGGCGGCAAGCACGGCGGAGGCGGCCGGCCGAACATTTTCTATGCCACGCAGGTGGCGGTCAATCCTGTTACGATACTGATGTTCGTGAATAAAACGGAACTTTTCGACGAAAATCATCGCAGATTTATTATCGGCAGACTGAGGGAACTGCTGCCGACAAGCGAGGTGCCGATAAAACTATTGGCACGTGCGCGCAGAAGGGAAAAAGAAACATAGGCGGTAACATGATATAATAATTTCGAGAGCGGAAGAGCTTTTATCCGCGATTTTAGAAATGTTCGGGAGTGTCATATGTTAGTGTTACTTCTTCTTGGGGCGACGATTCTGTTTTTTCTGGCGTATGTGATTTATGGAAGGTTTCTGGTAAAGCGATACGAATTAGACGACAACAGGCCGACGCCAAGTCACACGGATTACGACGGTATAGACCGTGTACCCGCACATAAGGCGGTGCTGCTGGGCCATCACTTTTCATCGATAGCCGGGGCGGCACCTATCGTGGGGCCCATCGTCGCCGCTCTGGCGTTCGGCTGGCTGCCGGTGCTGTTGTGGGTTCTGCTGGGCTCCATCTTCATCGGGGGGGTCCACGATTTTTCAGCTTTGATAGCGTCGGTTCGTCACAAGGCGAGGTCCATCGCCGAGATTGCAAAGGAATACATGTCCCCCCTGGCGTGGAAGCTGTTTCTGATGTTCATCTGGCTGGCACTTGTTTACGTACTGACGGTCTTTGCGGACCTTACCGCGGCCACTTTCACTGAAAACGGCGGAGTCGCCACGTCGTCGCTGCTGTTTATTACGCTGGCAATCGGTTTCGGCACAAGCGTGTATCGATTTAAGATTGGTATTCTGCCTGCTTCGTTAATTTTCGTGCCATTAGTGTTTTTCTCCGTATGGCTCGGCCAACAAATACCTATACAACCGGAGGTTTTCAGCCAAGTCGCCGGTCTGGACCCTAAAAAGGTCTGGGTGCTGCTGCTGATAGTATATTGTTTTCTCGCCTCGACATTGCCCGTCTGGTTTCTTCTGCAGCCGAGGGACTATCTGTCCTCGTTTCTGCTCTACGGCTCGGTTTTGGGAGGGTTCATAGGAATACTGTTCGGCGGGCTGCATGCCAACTACCCCGCGTTCAAGGGCTGGAACAGTCCGTCGCTCGGCCTGTTGTTTCCGATGCTGTTCATAAATGTCGCCTGCGGCGCATGCTCTGGTTTTCATTCTCTGGTCGCCTCCGGCACAAGTTCCAAACAATTAAATAAGGAATCCGATACAAAACTCATCGGCTACGGCGCGATGTTAATCGAAGGTCTCGTCGCAATTATCGCGCTGGCTACGGTGGCAATACTGGCAAGAAACGACTCCCTGGCCAACAAGGCACCTCTGGCCATTTACGGCGAA
This window contains:
- a CDS encoding carboxypeptidase-like regulatory domain-containing protein produces the protein MKTVIFCIVAFLSLPVLAIDYNDFPPALQQILDQRTDELASKGEIFVAGNVTASDGAYFGSGKELAVNFYQWVDAPLEIYDSGWFIMKRALEPMPDDDRPTKLILRAFGYDPIDTTFVASKGKVTYAEFEMKKTPAEDLATITGTVTYDDNEPAGGVNIYLVFPHAYTEEHPQMTVITEPNGRYLFENLSATEYHLYIMTTPEHAGASANITPAKGKTTIKDIALYPNLKIVIDYVYQADGSRNFAGGDLQTGTIEWVNGSDGIDFSDGRVEGYEQESTRDIDMWQAPDGLRFNICYGNAQQKEQQNGYYDAGIADFNSVTEASETGYWMDRRPCKVGHTYVVRTFEGNYAKFVVRDIFEE
- the der gene encoding ribosome biogenesis GTPase Der, whose product is MALPVVAIIGRPNVGKSSLFNALAGEMISIVEPTAGVTRDRVSAIVKKGEKYFELIDTGGYGIVDAQQLSEHIEQQIVTAIESADIVLFTVDIREGIVPLDERISQLLRREGLAVIGVANKADDAKMFPTAGEFSRLGFGEFICVSATNNLNKQVLLERIFEKIEHLETKRPAAPVMKIAIVGKQNVGKSTMVNAMVGSERVIVSKTPGTTRDAIDVRFEKDGKTIVVIDTAGIRKKSRMADIEFYSFVRATRSIQRADVVLFLIDATADVSDVDKRIARFIADEYKSCIIVINKWDLATKTTVTGSYEDYLTKLLPGLKYAPIAFTTATEAKNVQSVLDLATEIFSQTTTWITTGRLNKAFEAIKAESMSGGKHGGGGRPNIFYATQVAVNPVTILMFVNKTELFDENHRRFIIGRLRELLPTSEVPIKLLARARRREKET
- a CDS encoding carbon starvation CstA family protein → MLVLLLLGATILFFLAYVIYGRFLVKRYELDDNRPTPSHTDYDGIDRVPAHKAVLLGHHFSSIAGAAPIVGPIVAALAFGWLPVLLWVLLGSIFIGGVHDFSALIASVRHKARSIAEIAKEYMSPLAWKLFLMFIWLALVYVLTVFADLTAATFTENGGVATSSLLFITLAIGFGTSVYRFKIGILPASLIFVPLVFFSVWLGQQIPIQPEVFSQVAGLDPKKVWVLLLIVYCFLASTLPVWFLLQPRDYLSSFLLYGSVLGGFIGILFGGLHANYPAFKGWNSPSLGLLFPMLFINVACGACSGFHSLVASGTSSKQLNKESDTKLIGYGAMLIEGLVAIIALATVAILARNDSLANKAPLAIYGEGIGRFLSVFGIPHKLGFSFGLLALSTFILTTLDTATRLGRYALEELFQLKNAKWRYLSTIATLVLPTTFVLITLKDAQGNPIPAWKAIWPVFGATNQLLAGLVLLVVAVWLKKTGRKTGFVLGPMFFMNIVTVWALVLLLLRYRFSAVGIIAAVLLLLAIVLIIEACRTIKKVIFT